From a single Sediminibacterium sp. KACHI17 genomic region:
- the rplP gene encoding 50S ribosomal protein L16, whose amino-acid sequence MLQPKRSKHRKQQKGRIREVAKRGTSISFGSFALKAMEPIWLTNRQIESARQAMTRAMKREGNVWIRVFPDKIITRKPLEVRMGKGKGNPEFWAAVVEPGRIIFECDGVSQQVAQEAMELAAQKLPIKTKFIVRRDLQA is encoded by the coding sequence ATGTTACAGCCTAAAAGAAGTAAACACAGGAAACAGCAGAAAGGCCGCATTCGTGAAGTGGCTAAGCGTGGTACTTCCATTTCATTCGGTTCATTTGCTTTGAAAGCGATGGAACCTATCTGGTTAACCAACCGCCAGATCGAGTCTGCCCGTCAGGCAATGACCCGTGCCATGAAGCGTGAAGGTAATGTGTGGATTCGTGTATTTCCTGATAAGATCATTACCCGTAAGCCTCTTGAGGTAAGGATGGGTAAAGGTAAAGGTAACCCTGAATTCTGGGCTGCTGTAGTAGAACCAGGACGTATCATCTTCGAATGCGATGGTGTATCTCAGCAGGTAGCTCAGGAAGCGATGGAACTCGCTGCTCAGAAATTACCGATCAAAACCAAATTCATCGTAAGAAGAGACTTACAAGCTTAA
- the rpmC gene encoding 50S ribosomal protein L29 produces MANKKVEFNKGLKDMNVSDLQARIQEDQLRLKKLEFAHAISPLENPMNIRGLRRDIARLKTELKKKQLGI; encoded by the coding sequence ATGGCAAATAAAAAAGTTGAATTCAATAAAGGTCTGAAAGACATGAATGTTTCAGATCTGCAGGCAAGAATTCAGGAAGATCAGTTAAGACTGAAAAAATTAGAATTCGCTCATGCGATCTCTCCATTGGAGAACCCGATGAATATTCGCGGTCTTCGTAGAGATATTGCTCGTCTGAAGACTGAGTTGAAGAAAAAACAATTAGGAATTTAA
- the rpsQ gene encoding 30S ribosomal protein S17, protein MAEVRNLRKTRIGVVTSDKMDKTITVAVERKVKHPIYGKFVKKTTKFHAHDEKSECGIGDVVKIMETRPLSKTKRWRLVEIVEKAK, encoded by the coding sequence ATGGCTGAAGTAAGAAATTTACGCAAAACAAGGATCGGGGTTGTTACCAGCGATAAGATGGACAAGACCATCACTGTTGCGGTTGAAAGAAAAGTAAAACACCCTATCTACGGAAAGTTCGTAAAGAAAACCACGAAGTTCCATGCTCATGATGAAAAAAGTGAGTGCGGTATCGGTGATGTGGTAAAGATCATGGAAACTCGTCCTCTGAGCAAAACAAAGCGTTGGAGACTGGTTGAGATCGTAGAAAAAGCAAAATAA
- the rplN gene encoding 50S ribosomal protein L14 — MIQQESRLNVADNSGAKEVLCIKVLGNSGQDYAKIGDKIVVTVKDAIPAGGIKKGTVSKAVIVRTKNKLRRKDGSYIRFDDNAVVLLNNSDEPRGTRIFGPVARELRDKGYMKIISLAPEVL, encoded by the coding sequence ATGATTCAGCAAGAAAGTAGATTGAATGTAGCTGATAACAGTGGTGCTAAGGAAGTACTTTGTATCAAAGTATTAGGTAACAGCGGTCAGGATTACGCCAAGATCGGTGATAAGATCGTTGTAACTGTTAAAGATGCGATTCCTGCAGGCGGTATCAAAAAAGGTACTGTATCTAAAGCGGTTATCGTTCGTACCAAAAACAAATTGCGTCGTAAGGATGGTTCTTATATCCGCTTCGATGACAATGCAGTGGTATTATTGAACAACTCTGATGAGCCTCGTGGTACCCGTATCTTCGGACCAGTAGCGAGAGAGCTTCGTGATAAAGGTTACATGAAGATCATCTCTTTGGCTCCGGAAGTATTATAA
- the rplX gene encoding 50S ribosomal protein L24, giving the protein MSTRFKPKFNIKKGDTVVVIAGDDKDLKKPRKVLEVIVDKGRVVVEGVNIVTKHTKPSAQNTKGGIVKIEAPINISNVMLWDAKTSSATKVKRNREEGKLVRISKKSGEVIK; this is encoded by the coding sequence ATGAGTACAAGATTTAAACCCAAATTCAACATCAAAAAAGGAGACACCGTAGTGGTGATCGCCGGTGATGACAAGGACTTGAAAAAGCCCCGCAAGGTGTTGGAAGTTATCGTGGATAAAGGTCGTGTGGTAGTAGAAGGTGTTAATATCGTTACAAAACATACCAAGCCTTCTGCGCAGAATACAAAGGGTGGTATCGTTAAGATCGAAGCACCGATCAATATCAGCAATGTGATGTTGTGGGATGCTAAAACGAGCAGCGCTACCAAAGTAAAGCGTAATCGTGAAGAAGGTAAATTAGTTCGTATATCTAAAAAATCAGGGGAGGTAATCAAGTAA
- the rplE gene encoding 50S ribosomal protein L5 has product MSTAKYTPRLADKYTKEVVPALMKKFAYKTVMQAPKLEKICINRGVNGAVNDKKLVDIAVEELNMITGQKAVPTMSKKDISNFKLRKGMPIGARVTLRGEKMYEFLDRLVSVALPRVRDFKGISDKAFDGRGNYTLGVTEQIIFPEIDIDKVNRITGMDITFVTTAQTNEEAYELLKELGMPFKGAKKDNN; this is encoded by the coding sequence ATGAGTACTGCAAAATACACTCCGAGATTAGCAGACAAGTACACCAAAGAGGTAGTACCTGCTTTAATGAAAAAGTTTGCTTACAAAACTGTAATGCAAGCTCCTAAGTTGGAAAAAATCTGTATCAACCGTGGCGTAAATGGTGCGGTGAACGATAAGAAATTGGTTGACATCGCTGTAGAAGAGCTGAACATGATCACTGGGCAGAAAGCAGTTCCTACCATGTCTAAAAAGGATATCTCCAACTTCAAACTCCGTAAAGGAATGCCAATCGGTGCTCGCGTAACACTGAGAGGAGAGAAGATGTATGAATTCCTGGACAGATTGGTATCTGTTGCGTTACCTCGTGTACGTGACTTCAAAGGTATCAGCGATAAGGCGTTTGATGGTCGTGGTAACTACACATTAGGTGTTACTGAGCAGATCATCTTCCCTGAGATCGATATCGATAAAGTGAACAGAATCACCGGTATGGATATCACTTTCGTAACTACTGCTCAAACCAATGAAGAAGCATATGAGTTACTGAAAGAACTGGGGATGCCTTTCAAAGGAGCAAAAAAAGACAATAACTAA
- the rpsN gene encoding 30S ribosomal protein S14, which yields MAKESVKARQRKREALVAQYAEKRAALKAAGDYAALDKLPKNASPVRLKNRCQLTGRPKGYMRYFGLSRVIFRDMALNGKIPGVKKASW from the coding sequence ATGGCAAAAGAATCAGTAAAAGCCAGACAAAGAAAGCGTGAAGCCTTGGTTGCCCAGTATGCAGAGAAGCGTGCAGCTTTAAAAGCAGCAGGTGATTATGCAGCATTGGATAAACTGCCTAAGAATGCGTCACCTGTTCGTTTAAAGAACCGTTGTCAGCTTACCGGACGTCCGAAAGGTTATATGAGATACTTCGGTCTCTCAAGGGTAATCTTCCGTGATATGGCCCTGAATGGTAAAATTCCAGGTGTTAAAAAAGCAAGCTGGTAA
- the rpsH gene encoding 30S ribosomal protein S8 has translation MVTDPIADFLTRIRNAQMAGHRLVEIPASNLKKRMTEILYEQGYILKYKFEDDNKQGLIKIALKYDPSTKQPAIRSLERVSRPGLRQYAKPAEIKRVINGLGVAILSTSKGVLTDKQAKAQNVGGEVLCYIS, from the coding sequence ATGGTAACTGATCCTATAGCAGACTTCTTAACCAGAATCCGTAACGCACAGATGGCTGGTCACAGACTGGTTGAAATTCCTGCTTCTAATCTGAAAAAGCGTATGACAGAGATCCTGTACGAACAGGGTTATATCCTGAAATACAAATTCGAAGATGATAACAAACAAGGTCTGATCAAGATCGCGTTGAAATATGATCCTTCTACTAAACAACCTGCGATCCGCTCTCTGGAAAGAGTAAGCCGTCCGGGTCTGCGTCAATATGCTAAACCAGCTGAGATCAAAAGAGTGATCAATGGTTTGGGTGTTGCTATCCTGAGTACTTCTAAAGGTGTACTGACTGATAAGCAAGCAAAAGCGCAGAATGTAGGTGGTGAAGTTCTTTGCTACATCTCTTAA
- the rplF gene encoding 50S ribosomal protein L6: MSRIGKKPVTIPAGVTITVSKENEVTVKGPKGELKQQIDRDITVVIKDNEVVFERPTDQIRHRAMHGLYRALVSNMVKGVTEGIKRELELVGVGFKAANTGNILDLALGYSHNIIFEVPKELKVATVTEKGQNPKILLEGIDKQLIGQVAAKLRSLRKPEPYKGKGVKYAGEILRRKAGKAAGK, encoded by the coding sequence ATGTCTCGTATTGGAAAAAAACCGGTAACCATCCCAGCAGGTGTAACCATCACTGTTAGCAAAGAGAATGAAGTTACTGTTAAAGGCCCTAAGGGTGAATTGAAGCAGCAGATCGATCGTGATATCACTGTTGTGATCAAAGACAATGAAGTAGTATTTGAACGTCCTACTGATCAGATCCGTCACCGCGCTATGCATGGCTTATACCGTGCACTGGTAAGTAACATGGTAAAAGGTGTTACAGAAGGTATCAAGAGAGAACTGGAACTGGTGGGTGTGGGTTTCAAAGCCGCTAATACCGGAAATATCCTGGACTTGGCTTTGGGTTATTCTCACAATATCATTTTCGAAGTACCTAAAGAATTGAAAGTTGCTACAGTAACTGAAAAAGGTCAGAATCCTAAGATCCTGTTAGAAGGTATCGATAAGCAACTGATCGGTCAGGTAGCTGCTAAATTGAGAAGCTTACGTAAGCCTGAACCATACAAAGGTAAGGGTGTGAAATACGCTGGTGAGATCCTGAGAAGAAAAGCAGGTAAGGCAGCAGGTAAATAA
- the rplR gene encoding 50S ribosomal protein L18, with the protein MGKLIQRQKIRYRIRKKVAGTAVKPRLSVFRSNADIYAQLIDDDNGQTLAAASSRDKDIAAQKVTKIEKAKLVGAAIARKATELGLNTVVFDRGGNLYHGRVKSVADGAREGGLQF; encoded by the coding sequence ATGGGTAAATTAATTCAAAGGCAAAAAATCAGATACCGCATTCGTAAGAAAGTGGCTGGTACAGCTGTTAAGCCACGCTTATCTGTATTCAGAAGCAATGCTGATATTTATGCACAGTTGATCGATGATGATAATGGTCAAACACTTGCTGCAGCTTCATCTCGTGATAAAGATATCGCTGCTCAGAAAGTAACCAAGATCGAAAAAGCGAAACTGGTAGGTGCGGCAATCGCACGTAAAGCCACTGAACTGGGATTGAATACTGTTGTATTCGATCGTGGTGGTAACCTGTACCATGGCCGTGTTAAATCAGTAGCCGACGGTGCAAGAGAAGGTGGTCTGCAATTCTAA
- the rpsE gene encoding 30S ribosomal protein S5 — protein MSKVNVNKVKAGGDMELKEKVVAINRVVKTTKGGRTFSFSALVVVGNESGVVGQGLGKAKEVQEAITKGIEDAKKNLVKVPVMHGTVPHEQWAKDGAAKVLIKPAAHGAGVIAGGSMRAVLESAGVTDVLAKSLGSANPHNVVKATIKALSLLREPVQVAKTRTIKLSKVFNG, from the coding sequence ATGTCTAAAGTAAACGTAAATAAGGTAAAAGCCGGTGGCGACATGGAACTGAAAGAGAAAGTAGTTGCCATTAACCGTGTGGTGAAAACCACTAAAGGTGGACGTACCTTCAGCTTCTCAGCACTGGTAGTAGTGGGTAATGAAAGTGGTGTAGTTGGACAAGGTCTGGGTAAAGCAAAAGAAGTTCAGGAAGCTATCACAAAGGGTATCGAAGATGCCAAGAAGAACCTGGTAAAAGTACCTGTAATGCATGGAACCGTTCCTCACGAACAGTGGGCGAAAGACGGTGCTGCGAAAGTCCTCATCAAGCCTGCAGCTCATGGTGCGGGTGTGATCGCGGGTGGTAGCATGCGTGCCGTTCTGGAAAGTGCAGGTGTAACAGACGTACTGGCGAAAAGCCTGGGTTCTGCTAACCCTCACAACGTGGTAAAAGCTACCATCAAGGCGTTGAGCCTGTTGCGTGAACCCGTTCAGGTTGCCAAAACCCGTACGATCAAGCTGAGCAAAGTATTTAATGGATAA
- the rpmD gene encoding 50S ribosomal protein L30 produces MKKIKITQIKSGIDRSERQKQTLIALGLKKLNASREVEATPQILGMVNKVSHLVKVEEIA; encoded by the coding sequence ATGAAAAAGATCAAGATCACACAGATTAAAAGCGGTATCGACAGATCTGAGCGTCAAAAACAAACTTTGATCGCTTTAGGTTTGAAGAAACTGAATGCTTCAAGAGAAGTAGAAGCTACTCCTCAGATCCTGGGTATGGTGAATAAAGTAAGCCACCTGGTGAAGGTTGAGGAAATCGCTTAA
- the rplO gene encoding 50S ribosomal protein L15 — translation MKLHNLKPAEGSTHKQKRLGRGEASGKGGTSTKGNKGGQSRAGYKSKMAHEGGQMPIQRRIPKRGFKNNNRVEFVVFNLGQIDQLVEKYGFTEFSLENLYINGLISRTDKVKVLANGELKAKVTFKVNAASEKAKTAIEAAGGSVEIIK, via the coding sequence ATGAAACTACACAATCTGAAACCTGCAGAAGGTTCTACACACAAGCAAAAACGTTTAGGTCGTGGTGAAGCATCCGGTAAGGGTGGTACATCTACAAAAGGTAACAAAGGTGGACAAAGCCGCGCCGGTTATAAGAGCAAAATGGCTCACGAAGGTGGTCAGATGCCTATCCAGCGTCGTATCCCTAAGCGTGGATTCAAGAATAACAATCGCGTTGAATTCGTAGTATTCAACTTGGGTCAAATCGACCAACTGGTTGAAAAATATGGCTTCACCGAATTCAGCCTGGAAAATCTCTATATCAATGGTCTGATCAGCCGTACCGATAAAGTAAAAGTATTGGCCAACGGAGAACTGAAAGCCAAAGTAACTTTCAAAGTGAATGCAGCCAGCGAAAAAGCAAAAACTGCTATCGAAGCTGCAGGTGGTAGCGTTGAAATTATCAAGTAA
- the secY gene encoding preprotein translocase subunit SecY, translating into MKKLVQTLRNIWTIEELRNKIIITLALVLTYRFGTHIVLPGIDPNKIEEAQKSAQSGGGLLGIFDMFAGGAFSQASILALGIMPYISASIFMQLMTILVPQLQKVQKEGDSGRKKINQWTRYLTVIVTAFQAGAYVAYLNSPGYAEAIMPAYAPYFWFSTVITLTAGTMFVMWLGEKIQDKGLGNGTSIIIMVGILARLPQSLIQEFSAKGERAGGGLLIFLIEIAILIAIILGLIVLVQGVRKIPVNYAKQIIGNRQFGGARQFLPIKVNSAGVMPIIFAQAIMFLPTLVSFTNLDSAQGIVKIFNDHSNTWYMVIYSVMVIGFTFLYTALIFNPKQIAEDLKRNNGFIPGVKPGQPTADYIGSVMDRITLPGAIFLALVGIMPGFAQRLGVTQGFSTFFGGTSLLIMVGVVLDTLQQIETYLLMRQYDGLMKGGRVQGRQTVSTTTI; encoded by the coding sequence GTGAAAAAACTAGTTCAGACATTAAGGAATATTTGGACGATAGAGGAGCTTCGTAACAAGATCATTATCACACTTGCACTGGTTCTTACGTATCGTTTTGGTACCCACATCGTATTGCCGGGTATCGATCCTAATAAAATTGAAGAAGCACAAAAATCTGCCCAAAGCGGTGGAGGTCTGTTAGGCATCTTCGATATGTTCGCAGGTGGAGCCTTTTCGCAAGCCTCTATTCTCGCACTCGGTATCATGCCTTATATCTCTGCTTCTATCTTCATGCAACTGATGACCATCTTGGTTCCCCAGTTACAGAAAGTTCAGAAGGAAGGAGATAGCGGACGTAAAAAAATCAATCAGTGGACACGTTACCTCACCGTGATCGTTACCGCTTTTCAGGCAGGCGCATATGTTGCTTACCTCAATAGCCCAGGATACGCGGAAGCTATCATGCCCGCTTATGCCCCTTACTTCTGGTTCTCTACTGTGATCACTTTAACAGCAGGTACCATGTTTGTAATGTGGTTGGGTGAAAAGATCCAGGACAAAGGATTGGGTAATGGTACATCCATCATCATCATGGTGGGTATCCTTGCTCGTCTTCCTCAGTCTTTGATCCAGGAATTCAGTGCCAAAGGAGAAAGAGCTGGTGGTGGTTTGTTGATCTTCTTGATCGAGATCGCTATTCTGATCGCTATCATCCTTGGATTGATTGTGTTGGTTCAGGGTGTTCGTAAAATACCTGTAAACTATGCTAAGCAGATCATCGGTAACCGCCAGTTCGGTGGTGCCCGTCAGTTCCTGCCTATCAAAGTAAACAGTGCCGGTGTTATGCCGATCATCTTCGCTCAGGCGATCATGTTCTTGCCTACACTGGTATCATTTACCAATCTTGATTCTGCACAAGGTATCGTGAAGATCTTCAATGATCACAGCAATACCTGGTATATGGTGATCTATTCAGTGATGGTGATCGGATTTACTTTCCTTTACACTGCCCTGATATTTAACCCTAAACAAATTGCAGAAGACCTGAAACGTAACAACGGGTTTATTCCAGGCGTGAAGCCCGGACAACCTACTGCTGATTATATCGGATCTGTAATGGATAGAATCACTTTGCCGGGTGCTATCTTCTTGGCACTGGTAGGTATCATGCCAGGATTCGCTCAGCGCTTAGGTGTTACTCAAGGATTCAGCACTTTCTTTGGTGGTACATCATTACTTATCATGGTGGGTGTGGTATTGGATACACTACAGCAAATTGAAACTTACCTGTTGATGCGTCAATACGATGGACTGATGAAAGGCGGTCGCGTACAAGGCAGACAGACTGTTTCGACAACAACGATCTAG
- the map gene encoding type I methionyl aminopeptidase translates to MSRRINMIIYKTEAEIALMKEAALLVSKTLTEVAKVLKPGMTTMQIDKLCGDFVKDHKAVPSFYNYRGYPYNVCASVNDVVVHGFPNDVPLKDGDIVSVDMGVILNGWHGDHAYTFILGETDAEIIQLVKVTKESLYKGIEKAIVNNRVGDISFAIQEHAEKKHGYGVVRELVGHGLGRNLHEDPQVPNYGKRGNGPKMKENLVLAIEPMINLGTREVYTEDDGWTVRTQDGKAACHFEHDVCVKRGQALILSDYSIIEAAEKANPNLNTSYYN, encoded by the coding sequence ATGTCGAGGAGAATAAATATGATCATCTATAAAACAGAAGCAGAAATAGCGCTGATGAAAGAAGCTGCACTACTGGTAAGTAAAACACTTACAGAAGTTGCAAAAGTGTTGAAGCCGGGAATGACCACGATGCAGATCGATAAGCTCTGTGGAGACTTCGTAAAAGATCATAAAGCAGTTCCATCATTCTATAATTATCGCGGCTATCCTTACAATGTTTGTGCATCTGTCAATGATGTGGTAGTACACGGTTTTCCCAATGACGTACCTCTGAAAGACGGTGACATCGTTTCTGTTGATATGGGTGTGATCTTAAATGGTTGGCATGGAGATCATGCATACACTTTTATTCTGGGAGAAACCGATGCTGAAATTATTCAGCTGGTGAAAGTGACCAAGGAATCATTGTATAAAGGCATTGAAAAAGCCATCGTTAACAATAGAGTAGGTGATATCTCTTTTGCAATTCAAGAACACGCAGAGAAGAAACATGGATATGGTGTGGTAAGAGAGTTGGTCGGACACGGCTTAGGTCGAAACTTACACGAAGATCCACAGGTCCCCAATTATGGTAAACGTGGAAATGGTCCGAAGATGAAAGAGAATCTTGTATTGGCCATTGAACCCATGATCAATCTCGGTACCAGAGAAGTATATACAGAAGATGATGGTTGGACCGTTCGTACACAAGATGGAAAAGCAGCTTGTCACTTTGAACACGATGTATGTGTGAAACGTGGACAAGCACTGATACTTTCTGATTATAGCATTATAGAGGCTGCTGAAAAAGCCAACCCTAATCTGAATACCTCTTATTACAACTAA
- a CDS encoding NAD(P)/FAD-dependent oxidoreductase, producing MQQQLIVIGGGAAGFFCAVNAARMNPSVKVLLLEKSNKLLSKVKVSGGGRCNTTHACFEIPELVKKYPRGQNFLKKSFHQFYTKDTIQWFEERGVELKVEEDGRMFPVTDNSQTIIDCLLKEADKYKVAVQLQTGVTAIQKQENKFELQLTNGNRIFADFVCIATGGFPKATMFDWLTSTGHTIATPVPSLFTFNMPGNPITALMGVSVERAIVKVAGTKLQEEGPLLITHWGMSGPAILRTSAWGARELADKNYHFTILVNWIPTYTEQILRDEWQEIRERAGAQKLGSKNPFALPNRLWLHILQESEIDAECRWSDLPSKQQNRLIKNLTAHEFSVKGKTTFKDEFVTAGGIVLSEIDPQTMQSRKQPGLFFAGEVMDVDGITGGFNFQHAWTSGFIAAKAIASAS from the coding sequence ATGCAACAACAACTCATTGTCATTGGTGGAGGAGCAGCAGGCTTCTTTTGTGCGGTCAATGCTGCACGTATGAATCCTTCAGTGAAAGTGTTGTTATTGGAAAAATCCAATAAGTTGTTATCAAAAGTAAAGGTCAGTGGAGGCGGAAGATGTAATACCACACATGCTTGTTTCGAGATACCGGAGTTGGTAAAGAAATATCCGCGTGGACAAAACTTTTTAAAAAAATCATTTCATCAGTTTTATACCAAGGATACCATTCAATGGTTTGAAGAAAGAGGAGTTGAGTTAAAGGTAGAAGAGGACGGCAGAATGTTTCCGGTTACAGATAATTCTCAAACCATTATTGATTGTTTATTAAAAGAAGCAGACAAGTATAAAGTAGCGGTACAATTACAAACAGGTGTTACTGCTATTCAGAAACAAGAAAACAAATTTGAACTGCAGTTAACGAATGGGAATCGTATCTTTGCAGACTTTGTATGCATTGCAACAGGAGGTTTTCCTAAAGCTACCATGTTTGATTGGTTGACATCAACCGGACATACAATCGCAACACCGGTTCCATCACTCTTTACATTCAACATGCCGGGTAACCCCATCACTGCTTTAATGGGTGTGAGCGTTGAACGTGCTATCGTAAAAGTGGCAGGTACTAAACTACAAGAAGAAGGTCCTTTATTGATCACACATTGGGGAATGAGTGGTCCTGCAATCTTAAGAACTTCCGCCTGGGGTGCAAGAGAGCTGGCAGATAAGAATTATCATTTTACCATCTTAGTGAACTGGATACCCACTTATACTGAACAAATACTGCGCGATGAGTGGCAAGAGATCAGAGAAAGAGCAGGGGCTCAAAAACTAGGCAGTAAAAATCCGTTTGCATTACCCAATCGTTTGTGGTTACATATTCTTCAAGAATCTGAGATCGATGCAGAGTGTAGGTGGTCTGATCTTCCTTCAAAACAACAGAACAGGCTGATCAAAAATCTGACTGCACATGAGTTTAGTGTAAAAGGTAAAACAACATTCAAGGATGAATTTGTAACTGCCGGAGGTATTGTGCTCAGTGAGATCGACCCACAGACCATGCAGAGCCGTAAACAGCCCGGATTATTCTTTGCAGGTGAGGTCATGGATGTAGACGGAATCACTGGCGGATTTAATTTCCAACATGCATGGACCAGTGGGTTTATTGCTGCCAAGGCCATTGCATCAGCCTCATAA